Genomic window (Streptomyces cadmiisoli):
GTGCTCTTGCCCCGCCACCATGTGCCCGGCTCGCGCAATGCCCGCTCCCCGTGTTCGTCGGCGTGTTCGTCGGCCTGGTCAGCGCCGAGGTTCCCAGCGGAACCACCGCCGTACAGCAAACACCGCGAGCACGATCCAGGCCAGCGCCGTCGTCACGGCGCCCAGCGCCTCGTAACCGGACAGGTCGCCGGTCCAGGCGCCGCGCACCAGCGTGATGGCGGGAGTGAGCGGCAGCAGTTCGCAGACGGAGGCCACCCGGTCGGGAAGCACCTCCAGCGGGATGGTCACGCCCGAGCCGAGCATCGAGACGAACAGCAGCGGCAGGCTCGTCACCTGGGCGCTCTCGGCGGTCCTGGTGAACGCGGCCGTCACCGCGGCCAGCGCCGCGCACAGCACGAGCCCCAACAGCACCCCGAGGACGGCGAGGTGGGCCGCGCGCGGTGCCCCGAGGTCCAGCAGGACCGCGCCGCCGACCGCGAACACCACGCACTGCGTGAGCCCGATCGCCGTCGCGGGCAGCGCGGTGGCGACCAGGATCTCCCGGTCGTGCAGCTCGCCGGTGCGCAGCCGCTTGAGCACGAGTTCCTCGCGGCGGACGACATAGGCGCTGGTGAGGGAGGCGTAGACCGCGAAGAGAAGGGAGAAGCCGACGGCCGCGGGCAGGATCACGGTGCCGACCGTGAGCCCGGCGTCCGCCAGGTCCATTCCGTCGAGCGCGGGCCGCACGCTGAGCGGCAGCAGCAGCGGTACGAGCACCGCGGTGACGATGGTGGCGCGGCTGCGCCCCAGCAGGGTCAGTTCGGCGCGC
Coding sequences:
- a CDS encoding ABC transporter permease, with product MTTTVTARMSALARAELTLLGRSRATIVTAVLVPLLLPLSVRPALDGMDLADAGLTVGTVILPAAVGFSLLFAVYASLTSAYVVRREELVLKRLRTGELHDREILVATALPATAIGLTQCVVFAVGGAVLLDLGAPRAAHLAVLGVLLGLVLCAALAAVTAAFTRTAESAQVTSLPLLFVSMLGSGVTIPLEVLPDRVASVCELLPLTPAITLVRGAWTGDLSGYEALGAVTTALAWIVLAVFAVRRWFRWEPRR